The segment GCGGCGCGGCTGGGCATGAGCGAGCGGACGCTGCGCTACAAACTCGCCCGCTACCGGGAGGAGGATGCCGCCGGGGCCGAGGGACAACCCTCCGGCTGAAGGCGGGCTTGGGCACGGAACTTGCATTTTCCTTCCTGAATGGGGAAAGTACCCTCGGAGGAAGACAGGAAAGGACAGCACCATGGATGCCAAGGGAATCGACCAGCTCCTCGGCCAGATGCGGGCGCTGCAGGCGGCGGCGGGGGGGCAAGCGCCGGAGCCGGTGGCGGGCGCGGGCGACTTCGCCGCCTTACTCAAGGCCTCCCTCGAACAGGTGAGCCGGAACCAGGAGGAAGCCTCCAAGCTCGCCCAGGCCTTTCAGCAGGGCGCGCCCAATGTGAGCCTCGAGGATGTGATGATTTCCCTGCAGAAGGCCGATGTCTCCTTCCAGACCATGGTCCAGGTGCGCAACAAGCTGGTGGAGGCCTACCAGCAGATCATGAACCTGCAGGTCTAGAGATATCGATGACGGCAAGCGGCGGGACGGGCGGCACACCGGGGAAAACGACCCCGCGGGTGCCGCCGCCGCCGTTTTTGCATGGGCGCTGGGCCCGGGCGCTAGCCGGGCAGGGGCCGGCAGCTGTCCTCAAATCCCGGCTCCCGGGTGTTCCGGCGGCGCGCCCTGTTGAGGGGTGAAGCATGGCATTGGCGACCCAACCCTCCCTGCTCACACAACTTTCGGGTTTCCGCGAGCTTTCCAACAGCCAGAAGCTGGGCCTGATCCTCGGCGTGGCGGCGATCATCGCCCTCTTGGTGGCCGGCTGGCTGTGGTATCGCACGCCCACCTACCAGGTGTTGTTCTCCAACCTCTCCGAAAAGGACGGGGGGGCTGTCATCGCTGCCTTGCAGCAGATGAACGTGCCCTACAAGACCGAAGGCACGAGCACCATTCTCGTGCCCATGGACCAGGTCTATGAAACGCGCCTGAAACTCGCGTCCCAGGGCCTGCCCAAGGGCAGTGTGGTGGGTTTCGAGCTCATGGAGGGACAGAAGCTGGGGGTAAGCCAGTTCGTCGAACAGGTGAATTACCAGCGGGCGCTGGAAGGGGAGCTCACCCGTTCCATCCAGTCCCTGGCGGCGGTGCAGGGGGCGCGGGTGCATCTGGCCATTCCCCGCCCTTCGGTTTTCCTCCGTGACCAGCAGAAACCCTCCGCCTCCGTGCTCCTTCACCTGGGCGGCGGACGGCGCCTCGATCCTGCCCAGGTGAGCGGCATCGTGCACCTCGTGGCCTCCAGCGTTCCGGAGCTCACCCCGGAAAACGTCACCGTCATCGACCAGAACGGCAACCTGCTCACCGGTCCGGAGACCGCCCTGCGCAAGGCGGGTCTGGATGCAAGCCAGATCGAATACCTGCGCCAGGTAGAGGAGACCTACGCGAGACGCATCGAAGCCATCCTCGCGCCCATCGTCGGGCCGGAGAACGTGCGCGCCCAGGTCACCGCCGAGCTGGATTTCTCCCAGACCGAACAGACGGCGGAAACCTACAAGCCCAACCCCACGCCCCAGGAGGCGGCGGTGCGCAGCCTGCAAAGCCGGGAGAGTGTGGGGGCGGCCACGGGCCCGGCGGGAGTACCGGGGGCCTTGTCCAACCAGCCTCCGGGGGCGGCGAGTGCGCCCATCACCGGCCCGGCGGCCGCCGCGGGCCAGGCGCCGGGGGCGACGGTCCCCACCCAGAAGGAGCAGACCGTCAACTACGAAGTGGACCGCACCATCCGCCACACCAAATTGCCAGCGGGATCGGTCAAGCGGCTGTCCGCCGCAGTGGTGGTGAATTACCGGAAGACGACCACCCGCGACGGCAAGGTGAGCGTGACGCCAATGTCGGCAGCGGAGCTCACCCAGATCAACAACCTGGTCAAGGAGGCCATGGGCTTCAACGCCCAGCGGGGTGACTCGGTGAACGTGGTGAACGCGGCCTTCAACCTGCCGGTGCCGGAGAAGGTGGAAACCCCCTTCTACCAGAATCCCTGGGTGCAGAGTGCGGGCCTGGGGCTTTTGAAATTCCTCGCCATCGCCACCATCATCTGGGTGGTGGTGTTCGTCGTGCTGCGGCCCATCCTGCGCGAGCTCGCCCGCGTGCCGGCGCCGGTCCTGCCGCAGGAGGCACCGGCGGCAGGGGCCGCGCCCGAGGCAGCGGGCACCTATGAACAGAATCTGGCAGCGGCGCGGGAGCTGGCAAGGCAGAACCCCAGCGTGGTGGCCAACGTGGTCCGGGAGTGGGTGGGCAAGGAGGGATCGTGAACGAGGAGGGCATCCAGAAGAGCGCCATTCTGCTGCTCGCCCTCGGCGAAGAGGAGGCGGCCGAGGTGTTCAAATACCTCGGCCCCAAGGAAGTGCAGAAGCTGGGGGCGGCGATGGCCAGCCTTTCCACTGTCAACCGGGAGAAGGTGGAACAGGTGCTGGCGGAGTTCCGCGCCAAGGCGGAGGGGCAGACGGCCCTGGGCGCGGATGCCGCCGCCTACATCAAGAACGTCCTCACCAAGGCCTTGGGCTCCGACCGTGCGGCAAGCCTCATCGACCGCATCCTCCACGGCGGGGACACCAGCGGCATCGAAAGTCTCAAATGGATGGATTCCGCCTCGGTGGCGGAGTTGATCAAGAACGAACACCCGCAGATCATCGCCACCATCCTGGTGCATCTGGAGCGGGACCAGGCGGCGGAAATCCTCGGTCATTTCACCGAGCGCCTGCGCAACGACGTCATTCTGCGCATCGCCACGCTGGACGGCATCCAGCCCACCGCCCTGCGCGATCTCAACGAGGTGCTCACCCGGCTCATCACCTCGCCCAACAACATCAAGAAAAGCAGCCTGGGTGGCTCCCGCACGGCGGCGGAAATCCTCAACTTCATGCCGGGCGCGGCGGAGACCTCGGTGCTGGCCGCGGTGCGCGATTTCGATCCCGAGCTTGCCCAGAAAATCCAGGACGAGATGTTCACCTTCGAGAACATCCTCGATCTCGACGACCGGGCCGTGCAGCTCCTGCTGCGGGAAGTGCAGTCGGAGAGCCTCATCGTCGCCCTCAAGGGGGCAAGCCCCGAGCTGCGGGAGAAAATCTTCAAGAATATGTCCCAGCGGGCGGCGGAAATGCTGCGGGACGACCTGGAAGCCAAAGGGCCGGTACGGGTTTCCGAAGTGGAGGCGGAACAGAAGGAAATCCTCAAGATCGTGCGCCGGCTGGCCGACGAAGGGCAGATCGTCCTCGGCGGCAAGGGCGAGGAAGCCTTCCTCTGACGCCCTTCCCACGGGGCGAGGCCAAGCTCATAATCCGCTCATGCTTGTCCCGGTGGCGCGATAGCTCATGGCTTCCAAACCCATCATCCCCAAGGAACAGCTCACCGCCTACCAGCGCTGGGAGCTCGCTTCCCTCGAGGAAAAGCCCGCCGCTTCCCCGGAAGTACCCGCGGTGCGCCTGCCCACCGCCGAGGAGATCGAACGCATCCACCAGCAGGCCTGGCAGGAGGGCTACACCGCGGGCCTGCGCGAGGGGCGGGCCCAGGGCGAGCACGACGCGCGCCGCATGCACGCGCTGCTGGTTAACTTCCGCGAGGCTTTGGGGCGCTTCGAGGGGGAAATGGCAGAGGAAATCCTGGCGCTCGCCCTGGAGGTGGCCCGCCAGATGGTGCGACGCACCTTGAGCCAGGAGCCGGAGCGGGTGCTGGACGTGGTGCGGGAGGCCATCGAAAGCCTGCCGGAACTCACCGAACATCCGGTGCTGGTGCTGAACCCCGAAGACGCCAACCTGGTGCGCCAGATGCTCGCTTACGAGTACCAGGAATCGGTATGGCGGGTGATCGAGGATCCCCACATGGCGCGCGGCGGTTGCCGCATCGAGACCGCCGAAGGGGAGCTCGACGCAACCGTGGAGACGCGCTGGAAACGCATCGTTTCCGCGCTGGGCAGCGATGCAGACTGGCACGACTGAAGAGAAAGATCTGCTTGAGCATTCGCGCACCTTCCTGCGCGACTGCCGCGAGGTGGTGGCTGCGGTGCGCCCTTGGGCGATGAGTGGCCGCCTCACCCGCGTGGCGGGGCTGGTGATGGAGGCGGTGGGCTTGAAGCTCGCCGTGGGCGCAAGCTGTGTGGTGGAGTTGCCCAACGGCCTCAGCGTGGACGCCGAGGTGGTGGGTTTCGCCGGCGACCGCTTGTTTCTCATGCCTTCCACCGATGTCTACGGGCTGGTGCCGGGGGCGCGGGTGATCCCCGTCGAAGGCCATGTCCTGGCGCGGCCACGGCCGGGCAGTCCCCTCATCCGGCGCCGGCGGGCGGAGGATCGGGCGCGCCAGGTCATGGTGGGGCCGGAGCTCCTCGGACGGGTGGTGGACGGCGCCGGCCGTCCCCTCGATGGACTGGGACCGGTGGAAACCGCCTACCGGGCTCCCCTGCAAAGCCGCCCCTTCAATCCCCTGGCGCGGGCCCCGATCCGGGAGGTGCTGGATACCGGCGTGCGCGCCATCAACGCTCTGCTCACCGTCGGCCGCGGCCAGCGGATGGGGCTGTTTGCCGGCAGCGGGGTGGGCAAAAGCGTGCTTCTCGGCATGATGGCCCGCTATACCAGCGCCGATGTGATCGTTGTCGGCCTCATCGGCGAGCGCGGCCGCGAAGTGAAGGAATTCATCGAAAACATCCTCGGCTACGAGGGCCGCAGCCGCGCCGTGGTGGTGGCTGCGCCTGCCGACACCCCGCCCCTGTTGCGGCTGCACGGCGCTGCCTACGCCACCGCCATTGCCGAATATTTCCGCGATCAGGGCAAACACGTCCTCCTCATCATGGACTCCCTCACCCGCTTTGCCATGGCGCAGCGGGAGATTGCGCTCGCCATCGGCGAGCCGCCGGCCACCAAGGGTTATCCCCCCTCGGTGTTCGCCAAGCTGCCCCAGCTCGTGGAGCGGGCCGGCAACGGCCGCGAAGGAGGCGGCTCCATCACCGCGTTCTATACGGTGCTCACGGAGGGCGACGATCTGCAGGACCCCATTGCCGATGCGGCGCGCGCCATCCTGGACGGGCATGTGGTGCTCTCCCGCAGCCTCGCCGACCAGGGGCATTACCCGGCCATCGATATCGAGGCCTCCATCAGCCGCGCCATGACGGAAATCGTCTCCCCCGAGCAGCTCGCCCTGGTGCGCCGCTTCAAGAACCTCTATTCCCGTTACCAGCGCAGCCGCGATCTCATCAGCGTCGGGGCCTATGTGCGGGGAAGCGACCCCCTCCTCGACGAGGCCATTGCCATGTATCCCAAGCTCGAAAAATTCCTCGTCCAGGACATGCGGGAGCGCGCCAGTTACGGCGACAGCGTGCTGGAGCTGGAACGTCTCCTGGGTACGTGACCCCATGGCCCGCCGCTTCCCCCTGGAATCCCTCCATGCCCTGGCGGCCGACCGCCTGGAGGCGGCCACCCGCAGGCTCGCGGCGCTCAAGCGCCAGTGGCAGGAGGCGGAAGACAAGCTCGCCCAACTGCGCGCCTATGAGCAGGAATACCGCAGCCGCCTGGGCCAGGCGGTGACCGGAGGCATGGACATGGTGCGTATGCGGGACTATCACGCTTTCCTCGCCAGGCTCGAGGTGGCCATCCGGCACCAGCTGGGGGAAGTGGAACGCTGCCGGCAGGCGTGGGAGGCCGGCCAGCGGGCCTGGCTCGAGGAGCGGCGTAAGCTCAAGACCTACGAAGTGCTCCGGGAACGCCACCTCGCGGGCGAACGGCGACGGGAAAACCGCCTGGAGCAGCGGGAACAGGACGAACACGCCCGGCGCCGGGGCGGCCCAGGGGAGCGATAAGCCCCGGCCCCTTGGCACACCGCTTGCTTGATTGGCGGTGTCCCGGCATTCCAAGGAGGCGTTTCCATGTCAGGCCCTGTGGCTTCCCATATCACCGTGGTTCAGGCGGCTGCCGCCTTGCCAGCCGCGCCGCCCGCCGCCCCGACGCAGGGGGCGATGGAGGCAGATTTCCCCCTTCTGCTTGCCCGCCAGCTTGCCGCCGATGCTGCCCCGGTGGCCCTGGGCGCAAGCCCTTTGTCCCCAAGGGCGGAGGAAGGGGAAAAGGCGGAAGCGGAGGAAGGGGTGATGACCGGCCAAGGGGCGGTGCCGGCGGAGTTGCCGCTGCCTGTTGCGCCCCTCCTGCCGCCCGCCCATGCCGCAGCCGACAAGGCGCCGGCGCGCCTCGAGGGGGATTGGGTGAAGGCGGAAGCTTCCCCGTTGGTCGCGCCCGATCCTGCCGGTCTGCCGGCAAAACTTGCCGCCGCCTTGTCCAAGCTGCCGCCGGAGGGGGGCGAGGGCGCCTTGCCCACGTCTTTGGCTGGGGGGGATTCGGCTTCCGGTTTGGCCCTCGTCGCGACGAAGACTCCGGCTTCCCCCCTCGAGGTCCCCGCGCGGGCGGAAGGGCTTCCCCCCTCCATGGCGGCGACAGCCCATGCCGGCGGGCCGGTGCGCCCTGAGATGCCGGCTGCTGCGGCCGTCGCGGCGCCGGTGGGCAGCGCCCAGTGGGGAGCCGAATTCGCCCAGAAGGTGGTGTGGCTTGCCCGCGAGGAGCAGTCCCTTGCCCAGATCCAGGTCACTCCACCGCAACTGGGGCCCATCGAGATTCGCCTGAGCCTCAATCAGGACCAGGCCAGCATGACCTTCGTCTCGCCCCATGCCGCCGTGCGGGAGGCCATCGAGGCGGCGCTGCCCCGCCTGCGGGAGATGTTCGCGGAAAGCGGCCTCACCCTAGGCAACGTGGATGTGGCTGCCCAGTCCTTCGGCGGCCAGCGCCACGGGGAGGACGAGGCGCACCGCGCCGCGCAGTCCGCCCCCGGCCTCATCCCGCTGGGGGGCGCCCTTCCTCCCTGGCGGAAAGGGGAAGGGCTGGTGGATGTCTTCGCCTGAGGCGCTTGCGCGAAAAAACACGCCTTGGACCGCTGGGCTTGTGCGGCCAAAGGGCGAAGCCCCTCATGAGTTTCTGTCCGGAAACTGACAAACTGCCTAAAATCCCCTCGCAAACTACTTGATCCACCGTGGTTTTGCGGTTATAAAGCCTGCAAGGCCGCGGCTGCGGCCGCATTGCGAGGAAGCTCATGGCCCAGGCGAAGAATGCTCCGCCGCCCGCAGAAGCCGGCGAGGCGGCACCAAAGAAAAAAAGCAAACTCCTCCTCATCATCGTCATCGCGCTGGTGCTCGCCGGCGCAGGCGGCGCCGCGTGGTGGTTCCTTGCCGGGGGCAAGGGGGGCAGCCATGAAGGGGAACACAAGCAGGAGGTGGAAAAGCCCCCGGTGTTCACCCGTCTCGACCAGTTCACCGTCAACCTGCAGCGGGGGGCGGACGGTGAGGATCACTATCTGCAGGCGGAGGTGGACTTGCAAGTGGCCAACGAAAAGGTCATCGAGCAGGTCAAACTGCGCATGCCGCAGATCCGCAATGCCACGCTGCTGCTTTTGTCCAGCAAGACCGCCGAAGAGCTCGCACCCGTGGAGGGCAAGCAGAAACTCGCCACGGAGCTGGTCACCCAGATCAACCAGATCCTCGGCGTGAAGGACCCGAAACAGGGGGTGCTGGCCGTGTATTTCAGTGCCTTCGTGATTCAGTGACGAACCTCCATGGCCGAGGAAATCCTCTCCCAAGACGAAGTGGACGCCCTGCTCAAGGGCGTGCTCGGCGAAACCGAGGAGGAAAAGCCGGCCGAGGAAGAGGGCGGCATCCGCCCCTATGACATCGGCAAGCAGGAGCGCATCGTGCGTGGGCGCATGCCCACGCTGGAGATCATCAACGAGCGCTTCGCCCGCAACCTACGCATCGGGCTTTATAACTTCATGCGCCGCAGTGCCGAGATTGCGGTGAGCCCGGTCAAGGTCATGAAATACAGCGAATTCATGCGCAACCTGGTCGTGCCCACCAATCTCAACCTGGTGCGCTTCAAACCGCTGCGGGGTACGGGGCTGTTCATCTTCGATCCCAATCTGGTTTTCCTGGTGGTGGACAACCTCTTTGGCGGCGACGGCCGCTTCCACGTGCGGGTGGAGGGGCGGGATTTCACCCCCACCGAGCAACGCGTCATCCAGCGCATGCTGGAGATGGCGATGAGTGAGTACAGGAAATGCTGGGAGCCCGTCTATCCCGTGGAATTCGAATACGTGCGTTCGGAGATGAACCCCCAGTTCGCCAACGTGGCCACGCCCAGCGAGGTGGTGGTGGTGACCACCTTCAACATCGAACTGGGGGAGGGTGGGGGCGATTTCCACATCTGCACCCCCTATGCCATGATCGAACCCATTCGTGATATTCTGAGCAGCACCATGCAGGGGGAGCGGCTGGAGGTGGACGAGCGCTGGCTGCGCCTCATGACCCGGCAGATTCAGGAGGCGGAGGTGGAGCTGGTGGCCAATCTCGGTTCGGCTTCCGTCACCCTGCGGGACATCCTCAACCTCAAGGTGGGGGATGTGCTCTCCCTCGACGTGCCCGAAGCGGTGCTGGCCGAGGTGGATGGCGTTCCGGTGCTGGAATGCCAGTACGGGGTGCATAACGGCCAGTATGCGCTGAAGGTGAAACGCATCGTGAGCGGCACGGAAAGCTGAGGCTTTCCGGGGAGGCGGCAATGGCAGAAGACGAAGCGAAGAGCGAAATCACTGCGGACGACTGGGCCGCCGCCCTGGCCGAACAGGAAAAGGCAGCAGGCGGCGGGGATGAGTGGGCCGCGGCGCTCGCCGAACAGGCCCAGGCGGAGGCCGCCAAGCCGGCGCAGATGCCTGTGTTCGACAACGTCGGGCCTGCAGCCCAGCCGGCGGCCAACAACCTGGACATGATCCTGGACATCCCGGTGAAGCTCACCGTGGAGCTGGGACGCACCAAAATCTCCATCCGCAATCTGCTGCAGCTTGCCCAGGGCTCCGTGGTGGAGCTGGACGGGCTGGCCGGTGAGCCCATGGATGTGCTGGTCAACGGCTGCCTCATCGCCCAGGGCGAAGTGGTCGTGGTCAACGACAAATTCGGCATTCGTCTCACCGACATCATTACCCCCGCCGAGCGCATCCGCAAACTCCAGCGATGATCCGTTGTCTTGGCGCGCTCGGCCTGGCGCTCGTTGCCACCCCTTTGGCGGCGGCGGAGGCACCAGCCACAGCCGCGGCTGCCGTTTTCCCCGTTTTGCAGATGCTGATCGCCCTGGCCGTGGTGGTCGCCGCCATCCTGGGCACGGCCTGGCTTTTGCGCCGCTTCGGTCCCACCCCCTTGGGCGCCGGTGGGGCCATGCGGGTGCTGGGAGGCGTGGCGGTGGGACCGCGGGAGCGCCTGCTGCTGGTGGAGATTGGCGAAACCTGGCTGGTGGTGGGAGTGGCGCCGGGCCGCGTGAGTGCCGTGCATGCCATGCCGCGCCCGGAAAATGCGGGGGAAGTCGAAGCCACCACGCAGACCTCCCCTTTCGCTCACCGTCTGAAAGCGATGCTGGCCGGGCGCCGCGACTGAATCCCATGCGTTGCCTGAAAGTCCTGCTCGTCTTGGTTGTCCCCTTTCTGTTTGTGGCGGGGGAGGCTTTTGCCCAGGCGGGTCTACCCGCCTTCACCAGCACGCCCGCGCCCGGCGGCGGCCAGACCTACACCCTCAGCGTGCAGACGCTGATCCTCATCGCCTCGCTCACGTTCCTGCCCAGTCTCTTGTTGATGACGACCTCTTTTCTGCGCATCGTCATCGTGCTGTCTTTGCTGCGGCAGGCGATCGGCACCGTGCAGACGCCGCCCAACCAGGTCATCGTCGGCATTGCCCTCTTTCTCACTTTCTTCATCATGGCGCCGGTTTTCGAGCGGATTTATGTGGATGCCTACCAACCCTTCGCCGAAAACCGCCTCTCCTTCGAAGAAGCGGTGCAAAAGGGCGCCGAGCCCCTGAAGCGCTTCATGCTTGCCCAGGTGCGGCAGGAGGATCTCGCCCTCTTCGCCAAGTTGGCCAAGGTGGGACCCATGCCGGGACCGGAGGCGGTGCCGATGAAAATCCTCATTCCCGCTTACGTCACCAGTGAGCTCAAGACTGCGTTCCAGATCGGTTTTCTGGTGTTCATTCCTTTCCTCATCATCGACATGGTGGTGGCCAGTGTGCTCATGTCCATGGGCATGATGATGCTGTCGCCGGTGCTCATTTCCCTGCCCTTCAAGCTCATGCTGTTCGTGCTGGTGGATGGCTGGGGCTTGCTGCTGGCTTCGCTGGTACGGAGTTTCAACCCATGATGACCGCAGATACCGTGATCGCGATTGGCCAGCAGGCACTGGAGGTCACCATCCTGGTGGGCGCGCCCCTGCTTCTTGCGGCGCTGGTCACCGGTCTTCTGGTGAGCATTTTCCAGGCCGCCACCTCCATAAACGAAATGACTTTGTCTTTTATCCCCAAACTCCTCGTCATGTTCGTCGTCATGATCCTCGCCGGGCCGTGGATGCTCCAGATCATGACCGACTACATGACGCGACTGTTTGCCAGCATCCCGGAAATCATCCGTTAACGCCCCGCGCCCCGGCAGAGGATGTTGAGCTTCACCAGCGGCCAACTCGAGGCCTGGATCGCGGCTTTTTTCTGGCCTT is part of the Burkholderiales bacterium genome and harbors:
- the fliE gene encoding flagellar hook-basal body complex protein FliE, which translates into the protein MDAKGIDQLLGQMRALQAAAGGQAPEPVAGAGDFAALLKASLEQVSRNQEEASKLAQAFQQGAPNVSLEDVMISLQKADVSFQTMVQVRNKLVEAYQQIMNLQV
- the fliF gene encoding flagellar M-ring protein FliF; translation: MALATQPSLLTQLSGFRELSNSQKLGLILGVAAIIALLVAGWLWYRTPTYQVLFSNLSEKDGGAVIAALQQMNVPYKTEGTSTILVPMDQVYETRLKLASQGLPKGSVVGFELMEGQKLGVSQFVEQVNYQRALEGELTRSIQSLAAVQGARVHLAIPRPSVFLRDQQKPSASVLLHLGGGRRLDPAQVSGIVHLVASSVPELTPENVTVIDQNGNLLTGPETALRKAGLDASQIEYLRQVEETYARRIEAILAPIVGPENVRAQVTAELDFSQTEQTAETYKPNPTPQEAAVRSLQSRESVGAATGPAGVPGALSNQPPGAASAPITGPAAAAGQAPGATVPTQKEQTVNYEVDRTIRHTKLPAGSVKRLSAAVVVNYRKTTTRDGKVSVTPMSAAELTQINNLVKEAMGFNAQRGDSVNVVNAAFNLPVPEKVETPFYQNPWVQSAGLGLLKFLAIATIIWVVVFVVLRPILRELARVPAPVLPQEAPAAGAAPEAAGTYEQNLAAARELARQNPSVVANVVREWVGKEGS
- the fliG gene encoding flagellar motor switch protein FliG yields the protein MNEEGIQKSAILLLALGEEEAAEVFKYLGPKEVQKLGAAMASLSTVNREKVEQVLAEFRAKAEGQTALGADAAAYIKNVLTKALGSDRAASLIDRILHGGDTSGIESLKWMDSASVAELIKNEHPQIIATILVHLERDQAAEILGHFTERLRNDVILRIATLDGIQPTALRDLNEVLTRLITSPNNIKKSSLGGSRTAAEILNFMPGAAETSVLAAVRDFDPELAQKIQDEMFTFENILDLDDRAVQLLLREVQSESLIVALKGASPELREKIFKNMSQRAAEMLRDDLEAKGPVRVSEVEAEQKEILKIVRRLADEGQIVLGGKGEEAFL
- a CDS encoding flagellar assembly protein FliH, yielding MASKPIIPKEQLTAYQRWELASLEEKPAASPEVPAVRLPTAEEIERIHQQAWQEGYTAGLREGRAQGEHDARRMHALLVNFREALGRFEGEMAEEILALALEVARQMVRRTLSQEPERVLDVVREAIESLPELTEHPVLVLNPEDANLVRQMLAYEYQESVWRVIEDPHMARGGCRIETAEGELDATVETRWKRIVSALGSDADWHD
- the fliI gene encoding flagellar protein export ATPase FliI — its product is MQTGTTEEKDLLEHSRTFLRDCREVVAAVRPWAMSGRLTRVAGLVMEAVGLKLAVGASCVVELPNGLSVDAEVVGFAGDRLFLMPSTDVYGLVPGARVIPVEGHVLARPRPGSPLIRRRRAEDRARQVMVGPELLGRVVDGAGRPLDGLGPVETAYRAPLQSRPFNPLARAPIREVLDTGVRAINALLTVGRGQRMGLFAGSGVGKSVLLGMMARYTSADVIVVGLIGERGREVKEFIENILGYEGRSRAVVVAAPADTPPLLRLHGAAYATAIAEYFRDQGKHVLLIMDSLTRFAMAQREIALAIGEPPATKGYPPSVFAKLPQLVERAGNGREGGGSITAFYTVLTEGDDLQDPIADAARAILDGHVVLSRSLADQGHYPAIDIEASISRAMTEIVSPEQLALVRRFKNLYSRYQRSRDLISVGAYVRGSDPLLDEAIAMYPKLEKFLVQDMRERASYGDSVLELERLLGT
- the fliJ gene encoding flagellar export protein FliJ, whose translation is MARRFPLESLHALAADRLEAATRRLAALKRQWQEAEDKLAQLRAYEQEYRSRLGQAVTGGMDMVRMRDYHAFLARLEVAIRHQLGEVERCRQAWEAGQRAWLEERRKLKTYEVLRERHLAGERRRENRLEQREQDEHARRRGGPGER
- a CDS encoding flagellar hook-length control protein FliK, with product MSGPVASHITVVQAAAALPAAPPAAPTQGAMEADFPLLLARQLAADAAPVALGASPLSPRAEEGEKAEAEEGVMTGQGAVPAELPLPVAPLLPPAHAAADKAPARLEGDWVKAEASPLVAPDPAGLPAKLAAALSKLPPEGGEGALPTSLAGGDSASGLALVATKTPASPLEVPARAEGLPPSMAATAHAGGPVRPEMPAAAAVAAPVGSAQWGAEFAQKVVWLAREEQSLAQIQVTPPQLGPIEIRLSLNQDQASMTFVSPHAAVREAIEAALPRLREMFAESGLTLGNVDVAAQSFGGQRHGEDEAHRAAQSAPGLIPLGGALPPWRKGEGLVDVFA
- the fliL gene encoding flagellar basal body-associated protein FliL; this translates as MAQAKNAPPPAEAGEAAPKKKSKLLLIIVIALVLAGAGGAAWWFLAGGKGGSHEGEHKQEVEKPPVFTRLDQFTVNLQRGADGEDHYLQAEVDLQVANEKVIEQVKLRMPQIRNATLLLLSSKTAEELAPVEGKQKLATELVTQINQILGVKDPKQGVLAVYFSAFVIQ
- the fliM gene encoding flagellar motor switch protein FliM, with product MAEEILSQDEVDALLKGVLGETEEEKPAEEEGGIRPYDIGKQERIVRGRMPTLEIINERFARNLRIGLYNFMRRSAEIAVSPVKVMKYSEFMRNLVVPTNLNLVRFKPLRGTGLFIFDPNLVFLVVDNLFGGDGRFHVRVEGRDFTPTEQRVIQRMLEMAMSEYRKCWEPVYPVEFEYVRSEMNPQFANVATPSEVVVVTTFNIELGEGGGDFHICTPYAMIEPIRDILSSTMQGERLEVDERWLRLMTRQIQEAEVELVANLGSASVTLRDILNLKVGDVLSLDVPEAVLAEVDGVPVLECQYGVHNGQYALKVKRIVSGTES
- the fliN gene encoding flagellar motor switch protein FliN, which gives rise to MAEDEAKSEITADDWAAALAEQEKAAGGGDEWAAALAEQAQAEAAKPAQMPVFDNVGPAAQPAANNLDMILDIPVKLTVELGRTKISIRNLLQLAQGSVVELDGLAGEPMDVLVNGCLIAQGEVVVVNDKFGIRLTDIITPAERIRKLQR
- the fliO gene encoding flagellar biosynthetic protein FliO, yielding MIRCLGALGLALVATPLAAAEAPATAAAAVFPVLQMLIALAVVVAAILGTAWLLRRFGPTPLGAGGAMRVLGGVAVGPRERLLLVEIGETWLVVGVAPGRVSAVHAMPRPENAGEVEATTQTSPFAHRLKAMLAGRRD
- the fliP gene encoding flagellar type III secretion system pore protein FliP (The bacterial flagellar biogenesis protein FliP forms a type III secretion system (T3SS)-type pore required for flagellar assembly.), with protein sequence MRCLKVLLVLVVPFLFVAGEAFAQAGLPAFTSTPAPGGGQTYTLSVQTLILIASLTFLPSLLLMTTSFLRIVIVLSLLRQAIGTVQTPPNQVIVGIALFLTFFIMAPVFERIYVDAYQPFAENRLSFEEAVQKGAEPLKRFMLAQVRQEDLALFAKLAKVGPMPGPEAVPMKILIPAYVTSELKTAFQIGFLVFIPFLIIDMVVASVLMSMGMMMLSPVLISLPFKLMLFVLVDGWGLLLASLVRSFNP
- the fliQ gene encoding flagellar biosynthesis protein FliQ; this translates as MTADTVIAIGQQALEVTILVGAPLLLAALVTGLLVSIFQAATSINEMTLSFIPKLLVMFVVMILAGPWMLQIMTDYMTRLFASIPEIIR